Proteins encoded in a region of the Haloglomus salinum genome:
- a CDS encoding DEAD/DEAH box helicase, translated as MSEPEPVAGADAFTHLHADVRAALSERGFSTPTEPQRRAIPPLARGDDCLVVAPTGTGKTETAMLPVLSAIVERRERTDEDTHGVQALYITPLRALNRDMRERLEWWGDVLDVTVDVRHGDTTDYQRSKQAENPPDVLVTTPETLQAMFTGKKLRRALADVEHVVIDEVHELAAAKRGAQLTIGLEHLREYADDFQRVGLSATVGDPAEVGRFLTGGTDPTIVEVDVGSRLEIEVREPAVTERDERLAGQLMTEASVASHVRVIDDLVRENEATLVFVNTRQTAEALGSRLKELGTNIGIHHGSLSKEARIDVEDGFKAGELDGLLCTSSMELGIDVGHIDHVVQYQSPRQVCRLLQRVGRAGHRRDAVSSGTVITTRPDDTFEALAITERALDGDVEPARIHDGSLDTVANQLCGLLMGFGEISARGAYEIITRAYPFRDLDEDAFKEVVRELSENRILWLDEEADRLEKSRGTWQYFYANLSMIPDEANYTVEDMASGRTVGTLAERFVVNFAGPGEVFIQGGEMWRITEVDEEEEAVKVTPVEDPGGEVPSWVGQEIPVPYDVAQHVARLREKAARRFESGADHDAVARWLADAYPTDEHTAHSALGQVADHVEAEAPVPGPSRVVVEFKGREVVLNAAFGHRTNETLGRVLSALLGQQSGSSVAMEVDPYRIEMEVPGGIRASDVVEKLETTDPDHLRPLVELSLKNADSLKFKLAQVAAKFGALKRYRGTGAASFGRDRLLAALKDSPVYDEAVRETLHEDLAVGRAADVLQRIQTDADADAGFVPIDIEVVGNRTPIGLGGHSSGRELLAPENADASVIATVKERLQNDRVILLCCHCHEWDRRQQVKRVPDQPECPECGSTRVAALNPWADEVVQAVRADEKDEEQEKQTERAYRAASLVQSHGKQAVIALAARGVGPHNAARVINKLRENEDDFYRDILTKERQYARTKSFWD; from the coding sequence GTGAGCGAACCGGAGCCGGTCGCGGGTGCGGACGCGTTCACCCACCTGCACGCGGACGTTCGGGCGGCCCTCTCCGAGCGCGGCTTCAGTACGCCGACGGAGCCACAGCGCCGCGCGATTCCACCGCTGGCGCGAGGCGATGACTGCCTCGTCGTCGCGCCGACCGGCACGGGCAAGACCGAGACGGCGATGCTGCCGGTCCTCTCCGCCATCGTCGAGCGGCGCGAGCGTACCGACGAGGACACCCACGGCGTTCAGGCCCTCTACATCACGCCGCTCCGGGCCCTGAATCGCGACATGCGCGAGCGGCTGGAGTGGTGGGGCGACGTGCTGGATGTGACTGTCGACGTGCGCCACGGCGACACCACCGACTACCAGCGCTCGAAGCAGGCCGAGAACCCGCCGGACGTGCTCGTGACGACACCGGAGACGCTACAGGCGATGTTCACCGGCAAGAAGCTCCGGCGGGCCCTGGCGGACGTCGAGCACGTCGTCATCGACGAGGTCCACGAACTCGCCGCGGCCAAACGTGGCGCGCAGTTGACAATCGGCCTCGAACACCTCCGGGAGTACGCCGACGACTTCCAGCGGGTGGGCCTCTCGGCGACCGTCGGCGACCCCGCCGAGGTCGGGCGCTTCCTCACCGGTGGCACGGACCCGACCATCGTCGAGGTGGACGTGGGCTCTCGGCTCGAAATCGAGGTTCGCGAGCCCGCCGTGACCGAACGTGACGAGCGACTCGCCGGCCAGCTCATGACCGAGGCGAGCGTCGCCAGCCACGTCCGTGTCATCGACGACCTGGTCCGGGAGAACGAGGCGACGCTCGTCTTCGTCAACACCCGGCAGACCGCCGAGGCACTTGGCTCGCGGCTGAAGGAACTCGGGACGAACATCGGCATCCACCACGGCTCGTTGTCGAAGGAGGCCCGCATCGACGTCGAGGACGGGTTCAAGGCCGGCGAGCTGGACGGGCTGCTCTGTACCTCCTCGATGGAACTGGGCATCGACGTTGGCCACATCGACCACGTCGTGCAGTACCAGTCGCCGCGGCAGGTCTGTCGGCTCCTGCAGCGCGTCGGGCGGGCGGGGCACCGCCGCGACGCCGTCTCCTCGGGGACGGTCATCACGACGCGCCCGGACGACACGTTCGAGGCGCTGGCCATCACCGAGCGCGCGCTGGACGGCGATGTCGAGCCCGCCCGCATCCACGACGGGAGCCTCGACACCGTGGCCAACCAGCTATGCGGGCTCCTGATGGGCTTCGGCGAAATATCGGCGCGGGGCGCCTACGAGATAATCACGCGCGCCTACCCCTTCCGCGACCTCGACGAGGACGCGTTCAAGGAGGTCGTCCGCGAGTTGAGCGAGAACCGCATCCTCTGGCTGGACGAGGAGGCCGACCGGCTGGAGAAGTCCCGGGGGACGTGGCAGTACTTCTACGCCAACCTCTCGATGATTCCCGACGAGGCCAACTACACCGTCGAGGACATGGCCTCTGGACGCACCGTCGGTACCCTCGCAGAGCGCTTCGTCGTCAACTTCGCCGGCCCGGGCGAGGTGTTCATCCAGGGCGGCGAGATGTGGCGCATCACGGAGGTCGACGAGGAGGAAGAAGCCGTGAAGGTGACGCCGGTCGAGGACCCCGGCGGCGAGGTCCCCTCCTGGGTCGGCCAGGAGATTCCCGTGCCGTACGACGTGGCCCAGCACGTCGCCCGACTCCGTGAGAAGGCCGCGAGACGGTTCGAGTCGGGGGCCGACCACGACGCGGTCGCGCGGTGGCTCGCCGACGCGTACCCCACAGACGAACACACCGCACACTCCGCGCTCGGACAGGTCGCCGACCACGTCGAGGCCGAGGCGCCCGTCCCCGGACCCTCACGCGTCGTGGTCGAGTTCAAGGGCCGCGAGGTGGTGCTGAACGCCGCCTTCGGCCATCGGACGAACGAGACGCTGGGGCGCGTGCTGTCGGCACTCCTTGGCCAGCAGTCCGGCTCCAGCGTGGCGATGGAGGTGGACCCGTACCGCATCGAGATGGAGGTCCCGGGTGGCATCCGCGCCAGCGACGTGGTGGAGAAACTGGAGACGACGGACCCGGACCACCTCCGGCCGCTGGTCGAACTCTCGCTGAAGAACGCGGACTCGCTGAAGTTCAAGCTCGCACAGGTCGCCGCGAAGTTCGGCGCGCTCAAGCGGTATCGCGGCACGGGCGCTGCCAGCTTCGGCCGCGACCGCCTGCTCGCGGCGCTGAAGGACTCGCCCGTCTACGACGAGGCCGTCCGAGAAACCCTCCACGAGGACCTCGCGGTCGGGCGGGCCGCCGATGTCCTCCAGCGTATCCAGACGGACGCGGATGCTGACGCAGGGTTCGTCCCCATCGACATCGAGGTGGTCGGCAACCGTACACCCATCGGGCTGGGCGGGCACTCTTCCGGTCGCGAACTGCTCGCTCCGGAGAACGCCGACGCGAGCGTCATCGCGACGGTGAAGGAACGCCTCCAGAACGACCGTGTCATCCTGCTGTGCTGTCACTGCCACGAGTGGGACCGACGCCAGCAGGTGAAGCGGGTACCCGACCAGCCCGAGTGCCCCGAGTGTGGCTCGACCCGTGTCGCGGCGCTCAACCCGTGGGCCGACGAGGTGGTGCAGGCCGTCCGCGCGGACGAGAAGGACGAGGAGCAGGAGAAGCAGACCGAGCGCGCCTACCGGGCGGCGAGTCTGGTCCAGAGCCACGGCAAGCAGGCGGTCATCGCGCTCGCCGCGCGGGGCGTCGGCCCGCACAACGCCGCGCGGGTCATCAACAAACTCCGGGAGAACGAGGACGACTTCTACCGGGACATCCTCACGAAGGAGCGCCAGTACGCCCGGACGAAGTCGTTCTGGGACTGA
- a CDS encoding AAA family ATPase: MIEDGRSVTLVVHGAEKRDAGRGVARLPEHARRALGVLSGDTVVVEGERPTVAKVWPGGDGEGIRIDADTRANAGVTIGDEVTVRPVSVADADEVTLDVPVGLDEDTLEVVRRDLLDRPLRVGETVRLERLDTRAEIRSTDPDGTVRVTGRTDVRVISHPQPGASAPGASDAPSGDGRSPPSDAEGEPDETGRTTVETGSPTDADAGSGLNVTYEDIGGLDEELDLVKEMIELPLSEPELFRQLGIDPPKGVLLHGPPGTGKTLIAKAVASEVDAHFETISGPEIVSKYKGDSEERLRETFDRAEASAPAIVFIDEIDSIAGARDEDADMENRLVAQLLTLMDGLDDRGEVVVIGATNRVDTIDPALRRGGRFDREIEIGAPRAEGRREILDVHTRGVRLADDVDLDTYADRTHGFVGADLASLVKEAGMVALRDRANRDPLTVTKADFEAAMNAVEPSAMREYVAEAPDTTFADVGGLDGAKQTLREAVEWPLQYGALFEATRTDPPSGVLLYGPPGTGKTLLARALAGESEVNFIAVDGPELLDRYVGESERAVREVFDRARQAAPSILFFDEIDAVAGARGSGQHEVTERVVSQLLTELDGLEDNPNVVVLAATNRRDALDPALLRPGRLEEHVEVPAPDADGRRAILQVHGRGKPFADDVDLDEFVAVTEGYSGADLEALVRTASMRAIREFAADLGPEAATERADEVRITRAHFEQALEAVEPSLRE, encoded by the coding sequence ATGATTGAGGACGGTCGGAGCGTGACGCTCGTCGTCCACGGCGCGGAGAAGCGCGATGCCGGCCGCGGGGTCGCGCGTCTGCCCGAACACGCGCGCCGGGCGCTCGGCGTGCTCAGCGGCGACACGGTCGTCGTGGAGGGCGAACGCCCGACCGTGGCGAAGGTGTGGCCCGGCGGCGACGGGGAAGGCATCCGTATCGATGCCGACACGCGGGCCAACGCCGGGGTCACCATCGGCGACGAGGTGACCGTCCGACCGGTCTCCGTGGCCGACGCCGACGAGGTGACACTGGACGTGCCCGTGGGCCTCGACGAGGACACGCTGGAGGTCGTCCGGCGGGACCTCCTCGACCGGCCCCTCCGGGTCGGTGAAACCGTCCGACTGGAACGGCTCGACACCCGCGCCGAGATTCGGTCGACCGACCCGGACGGGACCGTTCGGGTTACCGGACGGACCGACGTACGTGTCATCTCACACCCACAGCCCGGGGCAAGCGCGCCCGGGGCATCGGACGCGCCGTCGGGTGATGGGAGGAGCCCGCCGTCCGACGCGGAGGGCGAGCCCGACGAGACCGGCCGGACGACCGTCGAGACCGGCAGCCCGACCGACGCGGACGCCGGCAGCGGGCTGAACGTCACCTACGAGGACATCGGTGGGCTCGACGAGGAACTCGACCTCGTCAAGGAGATGATAGAGCTGCCGCTCTCCGAGCCGGAGCTGTTCCGCCAGCTCGGCATCGACCCGCCGAAGGGGGTGCTCCTGCACGGCCCGCCGGGGACCGGGAAGACCCTCATTGCGAAGGCAGTGGCCAGCGAGGTCGATGCACACTTCGAGACCATCTCGGGGCCGGAGATCGTCTCGAAGTACAAGGGCGACAGCGAGGAACGGCTCCGCGAGACGTTCGACCGTGCGGAGGCCAGCGCCCCTGCCATCGTCTTCATCGACGAGATCGACTCCATCGCCGGCGCGCGCGACGAGGACGCGGATATGGAGAACCGTCTGGTCGCGCAGCTCCTGACACTGATGGATGGCCTCGACGACCGCGGTGAGGTCGTCGTCATCGGGGCGACCAACCGCGTCGATACCATCGACCCGGCGCTCCGCCGGGGCGGGCGGTTCGACCGCGAGATCGAGATCGGGGCGCCGCGCGCCGAGGGCCGCCGGGAGATACTCGATGTCCACACGCGCGGCGTGCGACTGGCGGACGATGTCGACCTCGATACGTACGCGGACCGGACCCACGGGTTCGTCGGGGCGGACCTCGCGTCGCTGGTGAAGGAGGCCGGGATGGTCGCCTTGCGCGACCGCGCGAACCGGGACCCGCTCACGGTGACGAAGGCGGATTTCGAGGCCGCGATGAACGCGGTCGAGCCCAGCGCGATGCGCGAGTACGTCGCCGAGGCGCCGGATACGACGTTCGCCGACGTGGGTGGGCTGGACGGGGCCAAGCAGACCCTCCGGGAGGCCGTGGAGTGGCCGCTCCAGTACGGTGCCCTGTTCGAGGCGACCCGGACGGACCCGCCGTCAGGGGTGTTGCTGTATGGCCCCCCCGGAACCGGGAAGACGTTGCTCGCCCGTGCGCTCGCTGGCGAGTCCGAGGTCAACTTCATCGCCGTCGACGGGCCGGAGCTGCTGGACCGCTACGTCGGCGAGTCGGAGCGGGCCGTCCGGGAGGTGTTCGACCGCGCGCGACAGGCCGCGCCCTCGATCCTCTTTTTCGACGAGATCGACGCCGTCGCCGGTGCCCGGGGCTCGGGCCAGCACGAGGTGACCGAGCGGGTCGTCTCCCAGCTCCTGACGGAACTCGACGGACTCGAGGACAACCCGAACGTGGTGGTGCTGGCGGCGACGAACCGCCGGGACGCGCTGGACCCGGCGCTCCTGCGCCCGGGTCGGCTGGAGGAGCACGTCGAGGTGCCGGCCCCCGACGCCGACGGTCGCCGGGCCATCCTCCAGGTCCACGGCCGGGGCAAGCCGTTCGCCGACGATGTGGACCTCGACGAGTTCGTCGCCGTCACGGAGGGCTACTCGGGGGCTGACCTGGAGGCACTGGTCCGGACGGCCTCGATGCGTGCCATCCGCGAGTTCGCGGCCGACCTGGGACCCGAGGCCGCGACCGAGCGGGCCGACGAGGTCCGCATCACACGGGCGCACTTCGAGCAGGCGCTGGAGGCCGTGGAGCCGTCGCTCCGGGAGTGA
- a CDS encoding geranylgeranyl reductase family protein: MSTDEAGTAAAGTRHTHEVDVVVVGAGTSGCYAAATIAEAGYDVTIVERKTAEEAGHIACGDALKGADKFPEVIPKSKIEPALTNTVVDHGQFEIPAEDAVLDIPVPGELAVIDRKLYGELLIEGAEEAGVEFHYDTVVQDVLQDEDGRATGVTGIRKGDPVRYDADLVIDGAGALSILQDEADLSDATFDTNVRFSQFSSAYREIIEVEEPVDYHDALVFKPTKRSAGYLWYFPRTETEINAGLGFQMNEEPMKLVDDLRDDMRTRPEFENAEVKDKLGAAVPTRRPYDSATAPGFMSVGDAAGHVNPTTGGGIAGAAYAGTYAGDAAIDALEQGDVSEDVLWSYNERVMEHFGGRYAALDVYNIFTTAYDLDDLMALLASLPADKLSEQLYDGKAEIGLKLKVQTAIKSFGHWGTLYDFYQTKQLADRLTEHYEEYPSGPDAFEAWRDQRDEIMEDIYETTGAEPKY; the protein is encoded by the coding sequence ATGAGTACCGACGAGGCCGGGACGGCGGCGGCGGGGACCCGGCACACGCACGAGGTCGACGTCGTCGTCGTTGGCGCCGGGACGTCGGGCTGTTACGCGGCGGCGACCATCGCGGAGGCGGGCTACGATGTGACCATCGTCGAGCGCAAGACCGCCGAGGAGGCGGGCCACATCGCTTGCGGGGACGCACTGAAGGGAGCCGACAAGTTCCCCGAGGTCATCCCCAAGTCGAAGATCGAGCCCGCGCTGACGAACACGGTCGTCGACCACGGCCAGTTCGAGATTCCCGCCGAGGACGCCGTCCTCGACATCCCCGTGCCCGGGGAGCTGGCGGTCATCGACCGCAAGCTGTACGGTGAACTGCTCATCGAGGGCGCCGAGGAGGCCGGCGTCGAGTTCCACTACGACACGGTCGTCCAGGACGTCCTCCAGGACGAGGACGGCCGCGCGACGGGGGTCACCGGCATCCGGAAGGGTGACCCCGTGCGATACGACGCCGACCTCGTCATCGACGGCGCGGGCGCGCTCTCCATCCTGCAGGACGAGGCCGACCTCTCGGACGCGACGTTCGATACGAACGTCCGGTTCTCGCAGTTCTCCTCGGCGTACCGGGAGATCATCGAGGTCGAGGAGCCGGTCGACTACCACGACGCGCTCGTGTTCAAGCCGACGAAGCGGTCGGCGGGGTACCTCTGGTACTTCCCCCGGACCGAGACCGAGATCAACGCGGGGCTGGGCTTCCAGATGAACGAGGAGCCGATGAAGCTGGTCGACGACCTCCGCGACGATATGCGCACGCGGCCGGAGTTCGAGAACGCCGAGGTGAAGGACAAGCTGGGCGCCGCGGTCCCGACCCGCCGCCCGTACGACTCGGCGACCGCGCCGGGGTTCATGTCCGTCGGCGACGCCGCGGGCCACGTCAACCCCACGACCGGCGGCGGTATCGCCGGCGCCGCCTACGCCGGCACGTACGCAGGTGACGCCGCCATCGACGCGCTCGAACAGGGAGATGTCTCCGAGGACGTGCTCTGGTCGTACAACGAGCGGGTGATGGAGCACTTCGGCGGGCGCTACGCCGCGCTCGACGTCTACAACATCTTCACCACCGCCTACGACCTCGACGACCTGATGGCGCTGCTCGCGTCGCTGCCGGCGGACAAGCTCTCCGAGCAGCTCTACGACGGGAAGGCCGAGATCGGCCTGAAGCTGAAGGTCCAGACCGCCATCAAGTCGTTCGGCCACTGGGGGACGCTGTACGACTTCTACCAGACGAAGCAGCTGGCCGACCGGCTGACGGAGCACTACGAGGAGTACCCGTCGGGCCCCGACGCGTTCGAGGCCTGGCGCGACCAGCGTGACGAGATCATGGAGGACATCTACGAGACGACCGGCGCCGAGCCGAAGTACTAG
- a CDS encoding 2Fe-2S iron-sulfur cluster-binding protein, with translation MTEYTVEFVGTGETITCSDKETILKRCIEEGIAQEYSCRVGMCLACSAEILEGEVEQTVAVRRGLTEEEAEDYALTCMARPLSDLKLERGKYPPSIENDMQAGSGEAAADD, from the coding sequence ATGACCGAGTACACCGTCGAGTTCGTCGGGACGGGCGAGACCATCACCTGTTCCGACAAGGAGACCATCCTGAAGCGGTGCATCGAGGAGGGCATCGCGCAGGAGTACTCCTGCCGCGTCGGGATGTGCCTGGCCTGCTCAGCCGAGATACTCGAGGGCGAGGTCGAGCAGACTGTCGCCGTCCGCCGTGGCCTCACCGAGGAGGAAGCCGAGGACTACGCGCTCACCTGCATGGCGCGCCCGCTGTCGGACCTGAAGCTGGAGCGCGGGAAGTACCCGCCGAGTATCGAGAACGATATGCAGGCCGGGAGCGGCGAGGCGGCTGCCGACGACTGA
- a CDS encoding helix-turn-helix domain-containing protein, producing the protein MRYFDFTLTPEDGTIHPVDAIIAETPGVQREALMHVNALGDGTGVMLYRLRGEPDDLTPALEESDDVLAYDIMNVRGERFHCYVHVPPGEPAGSLMTLAQRYALMIDTPLEFTDRGGLRTTLVGTHEMLRQALDQVPDDVQVTVEQVGQYTPERGDMLSMLTDRQLEVFRTAVDLGYYEIPRRATHEDIADDLGCAPSTVDEHLRKAESRVLSTLVTG; encoded by the coding sequence ATGAGATACTTCGACTTCACTCTGACCCCGGAAGACGGGACCATCCACCCCGTGGATGCGATTATCGCGGAGACGCCGGGCGTCCAGCGCGAGGCTCTCATGCACGTGAACGCGCTGGGTGACGGGACAGGCGTGATGCTCTACCGGCTGCGTGGCGAGCCCGACGACCTCACGCCGGCCCTGGAGGAGTCCGACGATGTCCTCGCGTACGACATAATGAACGTCCGCGGCGAGCGCTTCCACTGCTACGTCCACGTCCCGCCGGGCGAGCCCGCGGGTTCGCTGATGACGCTGGCCCAGCGCTACGCGCTCATGATAGACACGCCGCTCGAGTTCACCGACCGTGGCGGCCTCCGCACGACGCTGGTGGGTACCCACGAGATGCTCCGGCAGGCGCTCGACCAGGTCCCCGACGATGTCCAGGTCACCGTCGAGCAGGTCGGGCAGTACACCCCCGAGCGCGGCGACATGCTCTCGATGCTCACCGACCGCCAGCTCGAAGTGTTCCGGACCGCAGTCGACCTGGGCTACTACGAGATTCCCCGACGCGCGACCCACGAGGATATCGCGGACGACCTCGGCTGTGCGCCCTCTACCGTCGACGAGCACCTGCGGAAGGCCGAGTCGCGGGTGCTGTCGACGCTGGTCACCGGGTGA
- a CDS encoding DASH family cryptochrome: MSETAVVWFRDDLRVHDNETLNAAVAGAERVVPLYVFDEREHAGTGMFDLSKKGARWGRFRREAVVDLRASLRDLGGDLLVRHGDPRAVVPAVAETVDADTVHLQTKPATEELADEHAVQSLLADRGIDTERHWTHTLYHVDDLPTPSHDIHDTFTPWREEVEREATVRAPLSTPAAVTTPPLGAAGDADVPSLEELGHDPADASYDDRGVLAFEGGETAALERLDDYIWDGDHLRKYKETRNGLLGADYSSKFSAWLAHGCLSPRRVHAAVERYEDERVANEDTYWLVFELLWRDFFQFQFVKHGADFFRPNGIRDVEKEWRRGPEAREAFERWAAGETGVPFVDANMRELNATGYMSNRGRQNVASFLADAMGVDWRLGAAYFESRLVDYDVASNWGNWAYQAGVGNDSRDNYFDVLAQAEHYDPGAEYVTHWLPELDGLPAEYAHRPWRLSAAGQERHGVVLGRDYPEPPFDVAERFRKL, translated from the coding sequence ATGTCCGAGACTGCAGTGGTCTGGTTCCGTGACGACCTGCGGGTCCACGACAACGAGACCCTGAACGCGGCCGTCGCTGGTGCGGAGCGGGTCGTTCCGCTGTACGTGTTCGACGAGCGCGAACACGCGGGGACGGGGATGTTCGACCTGTCGAAGAAGGGGGCACGGTGGGGCCGGTTCCGCCGGGAGGCGGTGGTCGACCTCCGGGCGTCATTGCGTGACCTCGGTGGCGACCTCCTCGTCCGGCACGGCGACCCGCGAGCCGTGGTGCCCGCGGTCGCGGAGACGGTCGATGCCGACACCGTCCACCTGCAGACGAAGCCGGCGACGGAGGAACTCGCGGACGAACACGCGGTGCAGTCGTTGCTCGCCGACCGCGGCATCGACACCGAGCGCCACTGGACGCACACGCTGTATCACGTCGACGACCTGCCGACACCGTCCCACGACATCCACGATACGTTCACGCCGTGGCGCGAGGAGGTCGAGCGTGAGGCGACGGTCCGTGCGCCGCTATCGACGCCTGCTGCGGTAACGACGCCGCCGCTCGGCGCGGCGGGTGACGCCGACGTGCCGAGCCTCGAGGAGCTGGGCCACGACCCGGCCGATGCCTCGTACGACGACCGCGGTGTCCTCGCCTTCGAGGGTGGGGAGACCGCCGCGCTGGAGCGGCTCGACGACTACATCTGGGATGGTGACCACCTCCGGAAGTACAAGGAGACACGCAACGGCCTGCTGGGTGCCGATTACTCCTCGAAGTTCTCGGCGTGGCTGGCACACGGCTGTCTCTCGCCCCGGCGCGTCCACGCCGCGGTCGAGCGCTACGAGGACGAGCGCGTCGCCAACGAGGACACCTACTGGCTCGTCTTCGAGCTGCTGTGGCGGGATTTCTTCCAGTTCCAGTTCGTCAAACACGGCGCCGACTTCTTCCGGCCGAACGGCATCCGCGACGTGGAGAAAGAGTGGCGCCGCGGCCCGGAGGCACGCGAGGCGTTCGAGCGGTGGGCCGCGGGCGAGACGGGTGTCCCGTTCGTCGACGCCAACATGCGCGAACTGAACGCGACCGGATACATGTCCAACCGTGGTCGTCAGAACGTCGCCTCCTTCCTCGCGGACGCGATGGGGGTGGACTGGCGGCTGGGGGCGGCCTACTTCGAGTCGCGGCTCGTCGACTACGACGTGGCCTCGAACTGGGGGAACTGGGCCTATCAGGCCGGCGTCGGCAACGACTCCCGGGACAACTACTTCGACGTGCTCGCGCAGGCCGAGCACTACGACCCCGGCGCCGAGTACGTCACTCACTGGCTCCCCGAACTCGACGGGCTCCCCGCGGAGTACGCCCACCGACCGTGGCGCCTCTCCGCGGCCGGGCAGGAACGCCACGGCGTGGTCCTCGGGCGAGACTACCCGGAGCCGCCGTTCGACGTGGCGGAGCGCTTCCGGAAACTGTGA
- a CDS encoding secondary thiamine-phosphate synthase enzyme YjbQ, protein MHERFEVGTDERLQAIDITDRVEAALPADRDGTVTVRSRHTTAGVVVNEAERRLLTDIETFLGDLVPDEGWRHDEIDDNADSHLRALLCGSSETLPVRDGTLDLGTWQSVLLVECDGPRTRTVEVFG, encoded by the coding sequence ATGCACGAGCGATTCGAGGTCGGGACCGACGAGCGCCTGCAGGCCATCGACATCACCGACCGTGTCGAGGCCGCGCTTCCAGCCGACCGCGACGGAACGGTGACGGTCCGCTCGCGCCACACGACGGCGGGTGTGGTGGTGAACGAGGCCGAACGACGACTCCTGACCGACATCGAGACGTTCCTCGGGGACCTCGTCCCGGACGAGGGGTGGCGCCACGACGAGATCGACGACAACGCGGACTCGCATCTCCGGGCGCTCCTCTGTGGGAGTTCGGAGACGCTTCCCGTTCGCGATGGGACCCTCGACCTCGGGACGTGGCAGTCCGTCCTGCTCGTCGAGTGCGACGGCCCCCGGACCCGGACGGTCGAGGTGTTCGGGTGA
- a CDS encoding DUF7344 domain-containing protein yields the protein MSEGSAVTPEANTPTEMEPSDIHDILRNDRRRLTIKNLQEQPDGTMGVRELSEAIASLETGEDPPPSDKRQSVYVSLHQTHLPKLEEFGIVSYDSDEKRVCLEDRVREVEVYMEVVPRYGLSWGEFYFGLGLLGTLTTIAVLLGVPGVEALGVTVTATVFFIILMLSSTYHVYAQQDRILFQRFRKE from the coding sequence GTGTCAGAGGGTAGTGCAGTCACTCCGGAGGCGAACACGCCGACGGAGATGGAACCGAGCGATATCCACGATATCCTCCGGAACGACCGTCGCCGGCTCACTATCAAGAACCTGCAGGAGCAGCCGGATGGGACGATGGGTGTCCGCGAGCTCTCGGAGGCCATCGCCTCGCTGGAGACCGGCGAGGACCCGCCGCCGAGCGACAAGCGCCAGTCCGTCTACGTCTCGCTCCACCAGACCCATCTGCCGAAACTCGAGGAGTTCGGCATCGTCTCCTACGACTCCGACGAGAAACGGGTCTGTCTGGAGGACCGCGTTCGCGAGGTGGAGGTGTACATGGAGGTCGTCCCCCGATACGGGCTCTCGTGGGGCGAGTTCTACTTCGGCCTGGGGCTGCTCGGCACGCTCACCACCATCGCGGTCCTGCTCGGCGTCCCGGGCGTCGAGGCGCTCGGCGTGACGGTCACCGCCACCGTCTTCTTCATCATCCTGATGCTGTCCTCGACGTACCACGTCTACGCACAGCAGGACCGCATCCTGTTCCAGCGCTTCCGGAAGGAGTAG